From one Colletotrichum destructivum chromosome 3, complete sequence genomic stretch:
- a CDS encoding Putative ribosomal protein eL8/eL30/eS12/Gadd45 — protein MSDTLVAQIPQAFHHESEELPDQFYLEPKLAALSDDLRNELYELLLLAFDQDQAVEGTTKLYEAVSNDQAEIVVCAADVVQDFALDHVPALCESHSVLYVFVPSRYVLGQSCGFDYPISAATITCHQSSDLAAAITEMKEKLQENQSGM, from the exons ATGTCTGATACCTTGGTCGCCCAAATCCCTCAAGCATTCCACCATGAGTCTGAAGAGCTACCGGACCAGTTTTACCTCGAACCGAAGCTGGCAGCTTTGAGCGACGACCTCAGAAACGAGCTCTACGaactactgctgctggcttTTGATCAAGATCAGGCTGTTGAGGGCACCACCAAGC TTTACGAAGCCGTGTCCAACGACCAAGCTGAGATCGTTGTCTGCGCAGCCGATGTAGTCCAAGACTTCGCCTTGGATCATGTGCCGGCGCTATGCGAGTCCCACAGCGTCCTCTACGTGTTCGTCCCTAGTAGATATGTCTTAGGGCAAAGTTGTGGATTCGATTATCCAATCTCTGCAGCAACGATTACATGTCATCAGAGCAGTGACCTAGCTGCGGCGATCACAgagatgaaggagaagcTGCAAGAGAACCAAAGTGGAATGTGA
- a CDS encoding Putative glycoside hydrolase family 16, concanavalin A-like lectin/glucanase domain superfamily produces the protein MFWSNQATLLLSSALLVADVLPVGAVRTIIPTTSFDSQSNFDADWNYLYPWGTDHNGGARMNKDNVKFDSSVLTLTANKVSGQPQATHGGQKININYLSGAVHAKEHFNVSLGGGYDFSAELRATTTKGTWPAFWLTAVQGWPPEIDMAEWKGSGKISFNTFNTSSVVAAKDVDYPSPDTFHKIKCETRDLNGKDVQAKFYLDDQLVTTQVGAGYVGKPMYLIINLQMEGSSGLPGPDGSTEFQVRNLEVLSYNP, from the exons ATGTTCTGGTCCAATCAAGCGACTCTTCTCCTCAGCAGTGCGCTGCTCGTGGCCGACGTGCTTCCCGTCGGAGCCGTGCGGACCATCATCCCCACCACGAGCTTCGACTCCCAATCCAACTTCGACGCCGACTGGAACTACCTTTACCCCTGGGGCACCGACcacaacggcggcgcgcgCATGAACAAGGACAACGTCAAGTTCGACAGCAGCGTCCTCACCCTCACCGCCAACAAGGTCAGCGGCCAGCCGCAGGCGACGCACGGCGGGCAAAAGATCAACATCAACTACCTCAGCGGCGCGGTCCACGCCAAGGAGCACTTCAACGTCTCGCTAGGCGGCGGCTACGACTTCAGCGCTGAGCtgcgggcgacgacgaccaaaGGCACGTGGCCCGCGTTCTGGCTCACGGCCGTGCAGGGCTGGCCGCCCGAGATCGACATGGCGGAGTGGAAGGGCAGCGGCAAGATCAGCTTCAACACGTTCAACACCAgctccgtcgtcgctgcCAAGGACGTCGATTACCCGAGTCCCGATACTTTTCACAAGATCAAGTGCGAGACGCGGGATCTCAACGGCAAGGACGTGCAGGCCAAATTCTACCTGGACGACCAACTCGTGACGACGCAAGTGGGCGCCGGATACGTTGGAAAGCCCATGTACCT GATTATCAACTTGCAAATGGAAGGCTCTTCCGGCTTACCCGGCCCTGACGGAA GCACTGAGTTCCAAGTCCGAAACCTAGAGGTATTGAGTTATAATCCTTAA
- a CDS encoding Putative TP53-binding protein translates to MDVSQQSPTQDNDGRDYENYYEGPSFVATSPISQDLVAENQTPRDDDSAVVDFGNLSHLIQPDTQADEEEPSSIPDDAAPKHVRGDWRNRTSSSQQQSSVQRPNGQSPMPPPNSLPQTPANRHNPFAGKRLGDTALSGSQLFSHTQFSSAVKHFSPTSSRPSPIMYANNSISPNIVESSPAKNRCNVTSPPDLLSSSPQAARAYHQVPHERERSPSDSGLPDDGTVPESPQLAPVNEKAGLEPIGIYENMLDSQKRKRTNAKFKGTASEDEGDSDEEALKRERRRRVESKRKAADRKLTSIPIPIGRRHSLEPIEVPSTTKKPRKLPTRAGRHRSRRVADESSASENDDDEFTVADSQEQTTAQPPRAQVSPDPTVARIATKPILVSSNDKVPDSAGATQKSVSNGVIPGTESSGNSSRPKDLIPETSPNNTQSQLPPKSRGSSPEPLPVTTVDTKEQSYAPATQPRETGLGVEVLPDSPQPTLPQPSRRSTRKPKPTLKAQVLKSSARAVPSSELIGPDEIEAPAIGVLDTGDAANGTVVGEQTADTHADSNPPRAEIIVMDEAPPLPSSPPILMLLTKSSGLSDPAVQNKLAEEPPSTPVFPEQTVASDAPGSTTSTLSVLTTTPAQSAKTTSASQESVELPPLSPAELTRGRQAARSLPRLATGSRVAKPGIRKLTRRATRLDSGSTDELTGSPMVNGFENSIIKPPKMTARGSRLSMLSHTSKENNGKPGIFAGMAFAISFQSKKDGEKTDHYEHRLGQSRDIEKMIVQSGGYLLSNGFDELFESNALGSTETSPVSEGKEDNPLTLTSFAQTMGFTALIADGHSRKVKYMQALALGLPCISDRWVTTCVAKAAVVDWLPYLLCAGQSTFLRDAIRSRYLAPYSAIDARLVDVVETRPKMLEGSKILLVMKKSRAEEKKMPYVFLAHVLGATLSRAYSVDEAKETLRHRELLNDPFDWVYVDEHTGSEEGLFNPDPPSTKISKGSKKRKRAAATAVDKADRQPKRIRTLSNELVIQSLILGRMIEEGELEA, encoded by the coding sequence ATGGACGTGTCTCAGCAATCGCCGACTCAAGATAATGACGGACGGGATTACGAGAACTACTACGAAGGCCCTTCCTTCGTCGCGACGAGCCCCATTTCCCAAGATTTGGTCGCCGAGAACCAAACACCACGCGACGATGACTCGGCTGTTGTTGACTTTGGCAACCTCAGCCATCTGATACAGCCCGATACTcaagccgacgaggaagagccGTCGTCTATCCCCGACGATGCGGCACCCAAACACGTACGAGGGGATTGGCGCAATCGCACCTCGAGCTCCCAGCAACAGTCCTCCGTCCAGCGCCCCAACGGCCAGTCACCCATGCCGCCCCCCAATTCTCTGCCGCAAACCCCGGCGAATCGTCACAATCCGTTTGCTGGGAAACGGCTGGGAGACACTGCGTTGTCCGGATCCCAATTGTTCAGTCACACTCAGTTTTCGTCAGCTGTCAAACACTTCAGCCCTACCTCCTCGCGACCGTCTCCCATCATGTACGCCAACAACTCTATCTCGCCCAACATTGTCGAATCCTCCCCTGCGAAGAACCGATGCAACGTGACATCCCCTCCTGACCTGCTCTCCTCAAGCCCCCAAGCTGCTAGAGCATACCATCAGGTGCCCCACGAAAGAGAACGAAGCCCCAGCGACTCTGGTCTTCCCGATGATGGCACAGTGCCAGAGTCGCCGCAGTTGGCGCCGGTCAACGAAAAGGCTGGACTCGAGCCTATCGGGATATACGAAAacatgctggattcgcaaAAGAGGAAGCGGACCAATGCCAAGTTTAAAGGCACTGCGTCtgaggacgagggtgactcggacgaggaagCGCTCAAGAGGGAACGGCGGAGGCGCGTAGAGTCTAAGAGGAAGGCAGCGGATCGGAAGCTCACGAGCATTCCCATACCCATCGGCCGACGACATTCTCTCGAACCCATCGAAGTGCCGTCCACTACGAAGAAACCAAGAAAACTCCCCACAAGGGCGGGTCGGCACCGATCACGCCGTGTCGCAGACGAGTCCAGTGCGTCCGAgaacgacgatgacgagtTCACGGTGGCCGACTCTCAAGAACAGACCACAGCCCAGCCACCTCGTGCCCAAGTCTCCCCCGATCCCACTGTCGCGCGCATCGCGACGAAGCCAATATTGGTCTCGAGCAACGATAAGGTGCCTGACAGTGCAGGCGCTACCCAGAAGTCTGTCTCTAATGGAGTCATACCGGGTACCGAAAGTTCGGGCAATAGTTCTCGGCCGAAGGATCTCATACCAGAGACGAGCCCCAACAATACTCAATCACAGCTTCCGCCCAAGAGCCGCGGCTCGTCGCCTGAGCCGTTGCCTGTCACGACGGTCGATACCAAAGAGCAATCGTATGCGCCAGCTACTCAGCCCAGGGAAACTGGCTTGGGCGTCGAAGTTCTGCCAGACTCTCCTCAGCCGACCCTCCCGCAGCCATCTCGTCGCTCCACCCGCAAACCCAAGCCAACCCTCAAGGCTCAAGTCCTGAAGAGTTCTGCTCGTGCCGTTCCATCGTCAGAACTCATCGGCCCCGACGAGATTGAGGCACCTGCTATAGGCGTACTAGACACGGGCGACGCAGCGAACGGGACGGTTGTGGGTGAACAGACCGCCGATACCCATGCAGATTCGAATCCTCCCCGTGCAGAGATCATTGTCATGGATGAAGCCCCTCCCTTgccatcttcgccgccgaTACTAATGCTTCTCACTAAGAGTTCGGGGCTTTCAGACCCGGCGGTTCAGAACAAACTTGCAGAAGAACCCCCTTCAACGCCTGTTTTTCCTGAGCAGACGGTAGCGTCAGATGCTCCGGGttcgacaacatcaacactCAGTGTTCTCACTACGACGCCTGCGCAGTCGGCCAAGACGACTTCAGCATCTCAGGAATCTGTGGAGCTTCCGCCTCTGTCGCCAGCAGAGCTAACTCGTGGACGCCAAGCCGCCAGATCATTGCCTAGGCTTGCCACCGGTTCGCGGGTTGCCAAACCGGGCATACGGAAGCTGACACGAAGAGCAACTCGTCTTGACTCGGGGTCGACTGACGAATTGACTGGATCACCTATGGTTAACGGGTTTGAAAATAGTATCATCAAGCCCCCCAAGATGACAGCTCGTGGCAGCCGCCTGTCCATGCTGTCCCACACCTCCAAAGAGAACAACGGCAAACCAGGCATTTTTGCCGGCATGGCCTTTGCCATTTCCTTCCAGTCGAAGAAGGATGGCGAGAAAACCGACCACTACGAGCATCGCCTTGGACAAAGCCGTGACATCGAGAAGATGATCGTCCAATCCGGCGGCTATCTGCTGAGCAACGGATTCGATGAGCTCTTTGAGTCCAACGCTCTTGGGAGCACGGAGACGAGCCCGGTCTCCGAGGGGAAGGAGGATAACCCGTTAACCCTGACCTCTTTTGCACAAACCATGGGATTCACAGCCCTGATTGCGGATGGACACTCCCGTAAAGTCAAGTACATGCAGGCTCTTGCCCTTGGGTTGCCCTGTATATCAGACAGATGGGTTACCACTTGTGTGGCGAAGGCAGCTGTGGTTGACTGGCTTCCGTATCTGCTTTGCGCCGGCCAGTCGACCTTCCTCCGCGATGCGATCCGTTCTCGATACCTGGCGCCCTACTCAGCAATCGATGCGCGGCTTGTTGACGTTGTCGAGACGCGACCCAAGATGCTAGAAGGAAGCAAGATTCTGCTCGTCATGAAGAAGTCGcgggccgaggagaagaagatgcccTATGTTTTCCTGGCACACGTCCTGGGTGCTACGCTCTCTCGAGCCTACAGTGTGGACGAGGCTAAGGAGACTCTGAGACACAGGGAGCTACTCAACGACCCCTTTGACTGGGTCTATGTCGATGAGCACACGGGCTCAGAAGAGGGGCTATTCAATCCCGATCCTCCCTCGACGAAGATATCGAAAGGGTCGAAGAAGCGAAAGAGAGCCGCCGCAACTGCGGTTGATAAGGCAGATCGACAACCGAAGCGGATTAGGACTCTAAGCAACGAGCTGGTCATTCAGAGCCTGATTCTAGGTCGGATGAttgaggagggcgagttAGAAGCATGA
- a CDS encoding Putative glycoside hydrolase family 18, catalytic domain, glycoside hydrolase superfamily, translating into MAPIPSQPLPRVITYYQTHHTPDGKPISILPLLTQPGISVTHVILAAIHINDDCDDLTLNDHAPDDPRFLTLWAELRVLQASGIKVLGMLGGAAQGSYERLDGDEARFEEYYVPLRDMLRTHGLDGIDLDVEEAMSLGGVIRLIDRIRQDFGKDFIITLAPVAAALLNPDSNLSGFDYEALEVMRGREIAWYNAQFYCGWGDCSSPVMYEMILAKGWSPEKVVMGLVTNPENGGGWVPWEMLGAVLLTLRGRYARFGGVMGWEYFNSLPSGREKPWEWAKWMTKMLRADHTHHSPGPVQGTAPVDTCNPVAKEVKKHLVDEVDPDGPNSKDAPLPASFDYYSDTNWDDDD; encoded by the coding sequence ATGGCGCCCATTCCGTCGCAGCCCCTCCCGCGGGTTATCACCTACTATCAGACACATCACACCCCCGACGGCAAGCCCATATCGATCCTCCCGCTCCTCACCCAGCCCGGCATCAGCGTCACACACGTCATCCTCGCGGCGATACACATTAACGATGATTGCGACGACCTCACGTTGAACGACCACGCCCCCGACGACCCGCGGTTCCTTACGCTATGGGCCGAGCTGCGCGTGTTGCAGGCCAGCGGCATTAAGGTGCTGGGTAtgctcggcggcgctgccCAGGGGTCATACGAGAggctcgacggcgatgaggccAGGTTCGAGGAATACTACGTGCCGCTGCGCGACATGCTCCGCACGCACGGCCTGGACGGTATCGATctggacgtcgaggaggccatgagCTTGGGCGGGGTCATCCGCCTGATCGACCGCATACGGCAGGACTTTGGCAAGGACTTCATCATCACCCTGGcgcccgtcgccgcggcgctgCTGAACCCGGACAGCAACCTGAGCGGCTTCGATTACGAGGCGCTTGAGGTGATGCGCGGGAGGGAGATTGCCTGGTACAACGCCCAGTTTTACTGCGGCTGGGGCGACTGCAGCAGCCCGGTCATGTACGAGATGATACTGGCAAAGGGCTGGTCGCCCGAGAAGGTCGTCATGGGGTTGGTGACGAATCccgagaacggcggcggttggGTCCCGTGGGAGATGCTCGGTGCTGTGCTCCTCACGCTCCGAGGCCGCTATGCGCGGTTCGGAGGGGTTATGGGCTGGGAGTACTTCAACAGCTTGCCCTCTGGACGAGAGAAGCCCTGGGAATGGGCCAAGTGGATGACCAAGATGCTGCGCGCAGACCACACGCATCACTCGCCAGGGCCAGTGCAGGGGACGGCGCCCGTGGATACCTGTAATCCTGTCGCGAAGGAAGTCAAGAAGCatctggtcgacgaggtcgatCCGGATGGTCCGAACAGCAAAGACGCACCGCTTCCAGCGTCTTTTGACTACTACTCCGATACCAActgggacgacgatgatTGA
- a CDS encoding Putative major facilitator superfamily, MFS transporter superfamily produces the protein MAAPSEKSVGKSAMETGLKQTPSGSVQHGEADSDADSALRDFYTGAVNENYRMKSELIAKHLGEIGMGKFQWILFVVNGFGWIVDNFWSQGITAIRPPIGNEFTDIARLSFSSVAYYVGLIVGASFWGTTADLIGRKPAFNATILYGGVFACAVAGVQNFTGFCVLWAIIGTAAGGNVPVDSVVFLEFVPQTHQWLLVSLSAWWNLGQVIVSLLAWVFLAHFACPSTDAPCRMQDNMGWRYLMITLGGIAIAFGLIRIVAFKIPESPKFLISKGRDAEAVEAVNYIARYNGRPETLTLDMLQAVDRHCNAGSSSDDGASSVAAPVDADMAPRGSKLSHMEILRESFRDYNADNYKKLFAGRKMAQHTSVTFLIWLTVGVAYPLYFAFIPSYLATKDTYSTNTSLDHTYMVYCIVSSAGVIGPIAAGFCVETRFGRRWMMAASAVMTGAFLFAYTAVGTEAADIGFQCATAILGNFEYAVMYAFTPESFPGPVRGTGTGIAATLLRVGGLVASFVSTYAGYTVVPIYASAALWVLVGGFCFGLPYETHGHASL, from the exons ATGGCTGCACCGAGCGAGAAGAGCGTCGGCAAAAGCGCGATGGAGACCGGCTTGAAACAGACGCCTTCCGGCTCAGTCCAGCACGGGGAGGCGGACTCGGACGCCGATTCGGCCCTCCGTGACTTCTACACAGGAGCTGTGAATGAGAACTACCGTATGAAGTCGGAGCTCATCGCGAAGCACTTGGGAGAAATTGGCATGGGCAA GTTTCAATGgatcctcttcgtcgtcaacggcttCGGCTGGATCGTCGACAACTTCTGGTCTCAAGGCATCACGGCCATCCGGCCCCCGATCGGCAACGAGTTTACGGACATTGCGCGCCTCAGCTTCAGCTCGGTAGCGTATTACGTCGGCTTGATCGTCGGCGCCTCCTTCTGGGGCACGACGGCAGACCTCATCGGCCGCAAGCCTGCGTTCAACGCGACGATCCTCTACGGGGGTGTCTTCGCCTGCGCCGTGGCCGGCGTCCAGAACTTCACCGGCTTCTGCGTCCTCTGGGCCATCATTGgcacggcggccggcggtAATGTGCCAGTCGACAGCGTCGTTTTCTTAGAGTTCGTGCCGCAGACCCATCAATGGCTGCTGGTCAGCTTGTCGGCGTGGTGGAATTTGGGACAAGTCATCGTCTCTCTCCTGGCTTGGGTGTTTCTGGCCCATTTCGCGTGCCCTTCAACAGACGCCCCTTGCCGCATGCAAGACAACATGGGCTG GCGCTACCTCATGATAACCCTCGGCGGTATCGCCATCGCTTTTGGCCTGATCCGCATCGTGGCGTTCAAGATCCCCGAGTCGCCAAAGTTCCTCATCTCAAAGGGCcgcgacgccgaagccgtcgaggccgtgaACTACATCGCTCGGTACAACGGCCGCCCCGAGACTCTCACTCTCGACATGCTCCAGGCCGTCGACCGGCACTGCAACGCAGGCTCGtcctcggacgacggcgcgaGCAGCGTTGCTGCCCCCGTGGACGCCGACATGGCGCCGAGAGGGTCGAAACTCTCGCACATGGAGATCCTGAGGGAGAGCTTCCGAGACTACAACGCCGACAACTACAAGAAGCTGTTTGCAGGCAGGAAGATGGCCCAGCATACCTCGGTCACGTTCCTCATCTGGCTTACCGTTGGCGTGGCCTACCCGCTCTATTTCGCCTTCATCCCCTCGTACCTGGCCACCAAGGACACATATTCCACAAACACGTCTCTGGACCACACGTACATGGTATACTGTATAGTTTCATCAGCCGGTGTCATCGGTCCGATCGCAGCCGGCTTCTGTGTTGAGACACGCTTTGGCCGCCGGtggatgatggcggcctcggccgtgatGACCGGGGCTTTTCTGTTCGCGTACACGGCCGTCGGTACGGAAGCAGCAGACATTGGCTTCCAGTGTGCCACCGCGATTCTTGGAAACTTTG AATATGCGGTGATGTACGCTTTCACCCCCGAGTCGTTCCCCGGCCCCGTTCGTGGAACAGGAACTGGAATTGCAGCCACACTTCTTCGCGTGGGCGGCCTCGTGGCGTCGTTCGTGTCAACGTACGCCGGATATACTGTAGTGCCAATATACGCCAGTGCGGCATTGTGGGTGTTGGTGGGCGGGTTCTGTTTCGGTCTACCTTATGAGACCCATGGACATGCTTCTCTTTAG
- a CDS encoding Putative fatty acid hydroxylase: MLLVTYASDQFPHLSIVERFWWAHYAYWQSGAVATGLLTFWSHEVVYFVRCLPLIVADALPSHFLCCKIQEAKQPSAAQQWGCTKFVLLIHFLVEMPLIVLFHPLCELVGLNIQVPFPTWGAMAAQLVGFFVLEDAYHYWVHRFLHWGSMYRKVHCIHHTYAAPFGLAAEYASP; this comes from the coding sequence ATGTTACTTGTTACCTACGCCAGCGACCAGTTCCCGCATCTATCGATTGTGGAGCGGTTTTGGTGGGCGCACTACGCTTACTGGCAGAGTGGCGCCGTCGCGACGGGCCTCTTGACCTTTTGGTCTCACGAGGTCGTCTATTTTGTTCGATGCCTTCCCTTGATCGTCGCGGACGCCCTTCCGAGCCACTTCTTGTGCTGCAAGATTCAGGAAGCGAAGCAGCCGTCGGCCGCCCAGCAGTGGGGGTGTACCAAGTTTGTCCTCCTCATCCACTTTCTTGTCGAGATGcccctcatcgtcctcttccaccccctgTGTGAGCTCGTCGGGCTCAACATCCAGGTACCCTTCCCGACCTGGGGTGCCATGGCCGCCCAGCTGGTCGGTttcttcgtcctcgaggacgcaTACCACTACTGGGTCCACCGTTTCCTGCACTGGGGTTCCATGTACCGCAAGGTGCACTGCATACACCACACCTACGCCGCACCCTTtggcctggccgccgagtACGCGAGCCCGTGA
- a CDS encoding Putative cytochrome P450 — MAILAELLARAARDSVTLFLVAPLAVLCSYLIFNVFFHPLRKVPGPWVAAASPLWLWYHSYIGNETTSIEQLHSVYGPVVRIAPNDIDISDGAALAPIYSEKGGFLKAPCYSNFDFDGHPTIFSSLDPAHRAIRAKAVVSMFSPASIRKEGDAVLQSCVKRLVAHIKEEASTGRPVNMLNMGRCLALDAVTEYLLGKSYGGIAELEACRSNNARARLSASEFVDTFVAVGRFFLLPNWVFHGLEWALPKLYPDQAVDQSMDLVTRFCNQAVADANPEKDQTYQTRLLRAGISKEEAAMQCMDLIFAGTDSTGMNFGTICWHLARSPAIYRKLQEELMSPEAIKADPQTLPYLRGVVREGLRMSMANPTRLPRLVPPTGFLFSTNMPSSGEKKTFKIPGGTSIGCAPFSLHFNEAVFPDAKSFKPERWFEPTEAMLRDYIPFGLGPRQCIARNLASSELFWAVRELAISGVLDGARPTGRMKEGIIVDEWFNAKVPGHAIELAWGH, encoded by the coding sequence ATGGCCATTCTCGCTGAGCTCCTGGCTCGGGCAGCTAGGGACTCTGTGACCTTGTTCCTCGTTGCCCCACTGGCGGTTCTCTGTTCATATCTCATCTTCAATGTCTTTTTCCACCCTCTCCGCAAAGTCCCTGGTCCATGGGTAGCTGCAGCGTCCCCTCTATGGTTATGGTACCACTCGTATATCGGCAACGAAACAACCTCGATCGAGCAGCTGCATTCAGTATACGGCCCGGTTGTCCGAATAGCCCCGAATGACATCGATATCAGTGATGGCGCAGCTCTTGCTCCCATCTACTCCGAGAAGGGCGGCTTCTTGAAAGCTCCCTGCTACAGcaacttcgacttcgacggACATCCAACcatcttttcttctcttgaTCCGGCACACCGGGCTATTCGGGCGAAAGCAGTCGTCAGCATGTTCAGCCCAGCGTCAATCCGCAAAGAGGGAGATGCGGTGCTTCAGTCCTGTGTGAAAAGGCTTGTCGCGCACATCAAGGAAGAGGCATCGACCGGAAGGCCCGTTAACATGCTCAACATGGGCAGATGTCTGGCGCTGGATGCTGTTACTGAGTACCTCCTCGGCAAGTCAtacggcggcatcgccgaaCTCGAGGCTTGCAGGTCCAACAACGCTCGCGCGAGACTGTCTGCCAGCGAGTTTGTCGACACTTTCGTAGCAGTCGGGCGCTTTTTCCTGCTGCCGAACTGGGTCTTCCACGGGCTCGAGTGGGCTCTGCCCAAGCTGTATCCTGACCAAGCCGTCGACCAGTCGATGGATCTAGTCACACGCTTTTGCAACCAAGCCGTTGCCGATGCCAACCCCGAGAAGGACCAAACATATCAGACTCGGCTGCTTCGAGCTGGAATCAGCAAAGAAGAGGCCGCTATGCAGTGCATGGATCTCATATTCGCCGGAACCGACAGCACGGGCATGAACTTTGGCACGATATGCTGGCATCTGGCACGATCACCTGCGATCTACCGGAAACTCCAAGAGGAGCTCATGTCGCCGGAAGCCATCAAGGCGGACCCCCAGACTCTGCCGTATCTCCGAGGCGTAGTCCGCGAGGGGCTGCGCATGTCCATGGCCAACCCAACACGGCTGCCACGTCTCGTGCCGCCGACCGGGTTTTTGTTTTCGACGAACATGCCGTCATCGGGCGAGAAGAAAACTTTCAAGATACCCGGCGGCACCAGCATCGGATGCGCGCCCTTCAGCCTGCACTTCAACGAGGCCGTATTTCCCGACGCAAAGTCATTCAAACCGGAGCGCTGGTTCGAGCCGACGGAGGCGATGCTGCGCGATTACATTCCCTTCGGCCTGGGACCGAGGCAGTGCATCGCCCGCAACCTTGCTTCTAGCGAGCTGTTCTGGGCGGTGAGGGAGCTGGCCATCTCGGGAGTCCTCGACGGTGCTCGTCCAACGGGGCGTATGAAGGAAGGAATTATTGTTGATGAGTGGTTCAACGCCAAGGTCCCGGGCCACGCGATCGAGTTGGCGTGGGGACATTGA
- a CDS encoding Putative GroES-like superfamily, alcohol dehydrogenase-like, NAD(P)-binding domain superfamily yields the protein MSRGWTLNGQSGFDKCLQYEENIPRTSTLASNEVLVELHAASLNYRELAIANTDGPTAARAGPIRPNIVPGSDGAGVVKQVGAAVSAFRPGDRVITHLAPNLVERSGDEALPAYHDIADGLGQVVDGTLRSEGVFAETALVSAPESLDWPEAATLTCSGLTAWNSLFGLKGREPGPGTWVLVQGTGGVSIAALQLALAAGATVIATTSSEDKAKRLRDLGAKATVSYRENPEDWGVKARDLTPNWRGFDIVVDIAGDDSLAQSIAAVKTDGLVVAAGLVGKKVEPVPMLAALGRPCIVRGVLLGSRKQFQDMVRFVEEKGIKPVVDDVTFELAQAKDAYARLDAKKHFSKVVIRIDH from the exons ATGTCTCGTGGTTGGACTCTGAACGGCCAAAGCGGCTTTGACAAATGCCTCCAGTACGAGGAGAACATCCCAAGGACCAGCACGCTGGCGTCAAACGAGGTCCTGGTGGAACTCCACGCCGCCAGCCTGAACTATCGTGAGCTTGCGATTGCCAATACCGAT GGcccaacggcggcgcgggcagGCCCGATCCGACCCAACATAGTCCCCGGCtccgacggcgccggagtCGTCAAGCAAGTCGGGGCGGCCGTGTCCGCTTTCCGCCCCGGTGACCGTGTCATCACCCACCTGGCTCCCAACTTGGTCGAAAGATCCGGAGACGAAGCCCTGCCCGCCTACCATGACATTGcagacggcctcggccaagtTGTCGACGGAACCCTGCGGTCGGAGGGTGTTTTCGCGGAGACCGCGCTCGTCTCTGCCCCCGAGTCTCTGGACTGGCCGGAAGCCGCGACCTTGACATGCAGCGGGCTCACGGCTTGGAACTCTCTGTTTGGTCTCAAGGGCAGGGAGCCCGGACCGGGGACGTgggtcctcgtccagggGACGGGGGGCGTCAGCATCGCCGCTCtgcagctcgccctcgcAGCCGGGGCTACCGTAATTGCCACGACTTCTTCCGAGGACAAGGCGAAGCGGCTGAGAGACCTCGGCGCGAAAGCCACCGTCAGCTATCGCGAGAACCCCGAAGACTGGGGCGTCAAGGCCAGAGACCTCACCCCGAACTGGAGAGGCTTCGATATCGTTGTCGATATTGCCGGCGACGACTCGCTTGCACAGTCGATTGCGGCAGTCAAGACGGATGGACTGGTCGTGGCGGCAGGCCTCGTGGGGAAGAAGGTCGAGCCCGTTCCGATGTTGGctgccctcggccgcccatGCATCGTGAGGGGTGTGCTCCTGGGCAGCCGGAAACAGTTCCAGGACATGGTCCGCTTcgtggaggagaagggcatcaAGCCGGTGGTTGACGATGTGACGTTCGAGCTTGCCCAGGCGAAGGATGCGTATGCCCGGTTGGACGCAAAGAAGCACTTTTCAAAGGTTGTCATCCGGATTGACCATTAA